One window of the Thermococcus sp. P6 genome contains the following:
- a CDS encoding sulfide-dependent adenosine diphosphate thiazole synthase: MRDVEISKAIVEAYFNDLIENLQLDVAVVGAGPSGMVAAYHLAKGGAKVAIFEKKLSTGGGIWGGAMGFNKVVVQEEAKSILDEFGISYKEFEKGYYVADAVEVAATMASRTVKAGVKIFNMVEVEDLVVKNNRVAGVVINWTPVKMTNLHVDPLTVEAKFVIDSTGHGAMVSQFLVRRGLMEGIPGEGAMWAEMGEKLTVENTGEVYPGLYVTGMAANALKGSPRMGPIFGGMFLSGRKAAMEILEKLKK, translated from the coding sequence ATGAGGGACGTCGAGATAAGCAAAGCTATAGTTGAGGCCTACTTCAACGACCTTATCGAGAACCTCCAGCTCGACGTTGCCGTGGTTGGGGCCGGCCCATCGGGAATGGTTGCCGCTTATCACCTCGCCAAAGGCGGCGCAAAGGTGGCGATCTTCGAGAAGAAGCTCAGCACAGGTGGAGGAATCTGGGGCGGTGCAATGGGCTTTAACAAAGTGGTCGTTCAGGAGGAGGCGAAATCCATTCTGGACGAGTTCGGAATCTCCTACAAGGAATTCGAGAAGGGTTACTACGTTGCAGATGCCGTTGAGGTGGCAGCGACGATGGCGAGCAGAACCGTGAAGGCCGGAGTGAAGATCTTCAACATGGTTGAGGTCGAGGATCTGGTCGTTAAAAACAACCGCGTGGCCGGAGTTGTTATCAACTGGACACCAGTTAAGATGACGAACCTCCACGTTGATCCGCTAACGGTTGAAGCCAAGTTCGTGATCGACTCCACGGGACATGGAGCAATGGTAAGCCAGTTCCTCGTGCGTAGGGGGTTGATGGAGGGGATCCCAGGCGAGGGTGCGATGTGGGCCGAGATGGGAGAAAAACTGACGGTCGAGAACACCGGGGAGGTCTACCCCGGGCTCTACGTTACCGGAATGGCGGCTAACGCACTGAAAGGCTCCCCGAGGATGGGACCGATATTCGGGGGAATGTTCCTGAGCGGAAGGAAGGCCGCGATGGAGATACTCGAGAAGCTTAAGAAATAA
- the pdxS gene encoding pyridoxal 5'-phosphate synthase lyase subunit PdxS, whose protein sequence is MGKLEVIEQKGTERLKRGFARMVKGGVIMDVTNAEQARIAEEAGAVSVMALHKVPADIRKAGGVARMAPIEKIQEIMDAVTIPVMAKIRIGHYAEARILEALGVDMIDESEVLTPSDPFFHVDKRKFKVPFVCGARNLGEAVRRIWEGSAMIRTKGEAGTGNIVEAVRHVRLVNENIRLLKRLTDEQIYGVAKKFAEPYLRLALEVKQISGLEPRVLENEPIYEEYTYGEIVDGLYRILLEIKKLQRLPVVNFAAGGVATPADAALMMQMGMDGVFVGSGIFKSSDPEKMARAIVEAVNHYDEPEVVAEISREIGEPMKGSDIEELEVRLEERGV, encoded by the coding sequence ATGGGGAAGCTTGAGGTTATCGAGCAGAAGGGGACCGAACGTTTGAAGCGCGGTTTTGCCAGGATGGTCAAAGGCGGCGTTATAATGGACGTTACAAACGCCGAGCAGGCCCGAATAGCTGAAGAAGCTGGAGCTGTTTCCGTTATGGCACTCCACAAAGTCCCTGCCGACATCAGGAAGGCCGGCGGAGTGGCGAGGATGGCACCGATTGAGAAGATTCAGGAGATAATGGATGCGGTCACGATTCCCGTCATGGCAAAGATCAGGATAGGGCATTACGCCGAAGCGAGGATACTGGAAGCTTTAGGCGTTGACATGATCGACGAGAGCGAGGTACTAACGCCCTCTGACCCGTTCTTCCACGTGGACAAGAGGAAATTCAAAGTGCCATTTGTTTGCGGTGCAAGGAACCTCGGGGAAGCCGTGAGGAGAATCTGGGAAGGTTCGGCAATGATCAGAACCAAGGGCGAAGCCGGAACCGGGAACATAGTTGAGGCCGTAAGGCATGTAAGGCTGGTCAATGAGAACATCAGGCTTCTGAAAAGGTTAACAGACGAGCAGATTTACGGGGTGGCCAAAAAGTTTGCGGAACCTTACCTGAGGCTGGCCTTGGAAGTTAAACAGATAAGCGGTCTGGAGCCCAGAGTTTTAGAGAACGAACCGATTTACGAGGAATACACCTATGGGGAGATAGTGGACGGCCTCTACAGGATTCTTCTCGAAATTAAGAAACTGCAGAGGTTACCGGTGGTTAACTTCGCCGCCGGTGGTGTGGCGACTCCGGCGGATGCTGCCCTAATGATGCAGATGGGAATGGACGGCGTTTTCGTTGGAAGCGGGATCTTCAAGAGTTCCGACCCGGAGAAGATGGCGAGGGCAATAGTTGAGGCGGTTAACCACTATGACGAGCCGGAGGTAGTTGCGGAGATAAGCAGGGAAATAGGAGAACCCATGAAGGGCAGTGATATAGAGGAGCTCGAGGTTCGCCTCGAGGAGAGGGGAGTCTGA
- the pdxT gene encoding pyridoxal 5'-phosphate synthase glutaminase subunit PdxT: MVKVGVIGLQGDVSEHIDATKRTLKNLGVSGEVIWLRRKEQLEDVSALIIPGGESTTISRLMERNGLLEPVRKLGEDGLPIMGTCAGLIMLSKEVIGATPGQRFLNLLDVRVSRNAYGRQVDSFEAPVKLSFSEEPFPGVFIRAPRILGLLSERAEPIAWLGDRPVGVEQKNIIGLEFHPELTEDARVHEYFLEKAL; the protein is encoded by the coding sequence ATGGTGAAAGTAGGAGTCATAGGCCTTCAGGGTGACGTGAGTGAGCACATAGACGCAACTAAGAGGACCCTGAAGAACCTCGGGGTCTCCGGCGAGGTCATCTGGCTGAGGAGGAAGGAACAGCTCGAGGACGTTTCAGCCCTGATAATCCCCGGCGGCGAGAGCACTACCATATCGAGGCTGATGGAGAGAAACGGCCTTCTGGAGCCGGTAAGGAAGCTCGGAGAGGATGGCCTGCCGATAATGGGAACCTGCGCGGGCCTCATAATGCTCTCAAAGGAGGTTATCGGGGCCACCCCGGGGCAGAGGTTCCTCAATCTTCTGGATGTGAGGGTTTCCAGAAACGCCTACGGCAGGCAGGTGGACAGCTTCGAGGCGCCTGTAAAGCTTTCCTTCAGCGAAGAACCCTTCCCGGGCGTCTTCATCCGCGCCCCGAGGATCCTCGGGCTTTTGAGCGAGAGAGCGGAGCCCATAGCGTGGCTCGGAGACAGGCCCGTTGGGGTGGAGCAGAAAAACATCATCGGCCTCGAGTTCCATCCCGAGCTTACGGAGGACGCGAGGGTTCACGAGTACTTCCTCGAGAAAGCCCTTTAG
- the purF gene encoding amidophosphoribosyltransferase, with amino-acid sequence MREKCGIFAAKTENAVQKAYYALMALQHRGQESAGISAWNRGIRTLSGRGLVSEVFRDGGLSGLKSNTVIAHVRYSTSGSLTETQPLETSCCGKSIAVAHNGTLTNFFPLRRHYRKLGFRFGHSVDSELLGVSFLRHLTETGDEFEAMRGLFEEVRGAYSVAFLFDGKIIVARDPLGFRPLSYGVGDGHYFASEDPALRLFTDETRDVKPGEVFLISDGDVESRVLVKKSHHHCVFEYIYFARPDSTIDGLNVYASRVRMGRELARESPAEGDIVIAVPDSGRAAALGFSQESGVPYAEGLIKNRYIGRTFITPGQFNRELKVRLKLSPVGEVVRGRRVVLVDDSIVRGTTMRHIVEMLRRAGAREVHVRIASPPIRYPCYMGIDIPTRHELIAAFGGVERVRKRIGADSLAYLSVEGLKKVLGKEDLCMACLTGEYPEWAFDFKV; translated from the coding sequence ATGAGGGAGAAGTGCGGGATCTTCGCTGCAAAGACAGAAAATGCAGTTCAGAAGGCCTATTACGCCCTCATGGCACTCCAGCACCGCGGACAGGAGAGTGCCGGGATAAGCGCGTGGAACCGGGGGATAAGGACCCTCTCTGGAAGGGGACTTGTGTCGGAAGTCTTCAGGGACGGGGGGCTCTCGGGGCTTAAATCGAACACCGTCATTGCCCACGTCCGCTATTCGACCTCGGGCTCACTCACCGAGACCCAGCCGCTGGAAACCTCCTGCTGCGGAAAGAGCATCGCCGTGGCCCACAACGGAACCCTCACCAACTTCTTTCCCCTGAGGAGGCACTATCGGAAACTTGGGTTTAGGTTCGGGCACTCGGTGGATTCCGAGCTGCTCGGGGTTTCCTTTCTCCGGCACCTCACCGAAACCGGAGACGAGTTCGAGGCCATGAGAGGCCTTTTTGAGGAGGTCCGGGGGGCTTACTCCGTTGCATTTCTCTTTGATGGGAAGATAATCGTGGCGAGGGACCCCCTCGGCTTCAGACCCCTGAGTTACGGCGTCGGCGATGGGCACTACTTCGCCTCCGAAGACCCGGCCCTGAGGCTCTTCACGGATGAAACGAGGGACGTTAAACCCGGGGAGGTCTTCCTGATATCGGACGGGGACGTTGAAAGCCGGGTTCTGGTTAAAAAAAGCCACCACCACTGCGTTTTTGAGTACATCTACTTCGCCCGTCCCGACAGCACGATAGACGGCCTCAACGTGTACGCCTCGAGGGTCAGAATGGGACGGGAGCTGGCCCGGGAGAGTCCGGCCGAGGGGGACATCGTCATAGCCGTGCCCGATTCGGGAAGGGCCGCGGCACTCGGCTTCTCTCAGGAGAGTGGCGTGCCTTACGCCGAGGGACTGATAAAGAACCGCTACATCGGGAGGACCTTCATAACGCCCGGGCAGTTCAACCGCGAGCTTAAGGTGAGGTTAAAGCTCTCCCCTGTGGGGGAAGTGGTGAGGGGAAGAAGGGTCGTTCTCGTTGACGACTCCATAGTCAGGGGGACGACGATGAGGCACATAGTGGAGATGCTGAGGAGGGCCGGGGCGAGGGAGGTTCACGTGAGGATAGCATCGCCTCCCATCAGATACCCCTGCTACATGGGGATAGACATCCCAACGAGGCACGAGCTCATAGCGGCCTTCGGCGGGGTTGAGCGGGTCAGGAAGCGTATAGGGGCCGACAGTCTGGCCTACCTCAGCGTTGAGGGTCTTAAGAAAGTCCTTGGAAAGGAGGATCTCTGTATGGCCTGCCTCACCGGGGAGTATCCGGAATGGGCCTTCGACTTTAAAGTTTAA
- the purC gene encoding phosphoribosylaminoimidazolesuccinocarboxamide synthase → MEVYEGKAKRIIPLDETKVIMEFKDDATAFNGKKKASLMGKGTLNARISALLFRVLEENGVKTHFIGVAGDNRLIVERLKMYPLEVVVRNVVAGSLKRRLPLEEGTELPEPVVELYYKDDGLGDPMINRHHAKVLGISEDEIEEIERTALRVNSILRDYFKRRGIILVDFKLEFGRNGKGEIVLGDEISPDTCRFWDAETKRSLDKDVFRFDKGDLIEAYGELYGRLLETP, encoded by the coding sequence ATGGAGGTCTATGAGGGTAAGGCCAAGAGGATTATCCCGCTCGATGAGACGAAGGTTATTATGGAGTTCAAAGACGATGCAACCGCCTTTAACGGAAAGAAGAAGGCAAGTCTGATGGGCAAGGGCACCCTGAACGCCCGGATAAGTGCGCTCCTCTTCAGGGTTCTCGAGGAGAATGGTGTAAAGACCCACTTCATAGGGGTTGCCGGCGACAACAGGCTCATCGTCGAGCGCCTGAAGATGTACCCGCTTGAGGTTGTGGTGAGGAACGTCGTCGCCGGAAGCCTGAAGAGGCGCCTTCCGCTCGAGGAGGGAACGGAACTTCCGGAGCCGGTGGTGGAGCTCTACTACAAGGACGATGGCCTCGGGGACCCCATGATCAACCGCCACCACGCAAAGGTTCTCGGAATAAGCGAGGATGAGATAGAGGAAATCGAAAGAACGGCCCTCAGGGTGAACTCCATCCTCCGGGACTACTTCAAAAGAAGGGGTATTATTCTGGTGGATTTCAAGCTTGAGTTCGGCAGGAACGGGAAGGGCGAGATAGTCCTCGGCGACGAGATAAGCCCGGACACGTGCCGCTTCTGGGATGCGGAGACAAAGAGAAGCCTCGACAAGGACGTCTTCCGCTTCGATAAGGGCGATTTGATTGAAGCCTACGGAGAGCTATACGGCCGGCTTTTGGAGACACCGTAG
- the purM gene encoding phosphoribosylformylglycinamidine cyclo-ligase, translating to MLTYAQAGVDDEKTSRALKGIVKMAQATFEFRRGKPGEPREDIGHYAALMDFGEFYLAMTTDGVGTKTLIAEAVGKFDTIGIDMVAMNVNDLLCVGAEPVALVDYLAVREPDERVFEEIGKGLYAGARQAGIAVVGGETAVMPDLMKGFDLAGTALGVVGKDKTITGGKISPGDAVIGIASSGIHSNGLTLARKLLIPRYGLDYEYEGRELWEWLLEPTRIYVKPVLELLESVEVHGLAHITGGGLNNLKRLTNYGFSLEMPPVEGIFRLIHENGVPLEEMFRVFNMGVGMVVVVPREEREEALSVLNKHVESFELGTVRREPGITLENYGIKL from the coding sequence ATGCTCACTTATGCTCAGGCCGGTGTGGATGATGAAAAGACCTCGAGGGCCCTAAAAGGGATCGTAAAAATGGCGCAGGCGACCTTCGAATTCAGGAGGGGGAAGCCCGGCGAACCGAGGGAGGATATAGGCCACTACGCCGCCTTGATGGATTTCGGGGAGTTTTACCTCGCCATGACGACGGATGGCGTCGGGACGAAGACACTCATCGCCGAGGCCGTTGGGAAGTTCGACACGATAGGAATAGACATGGTGGCGATGAACGTGAACGACCTGCTGTGCGTCGGGGCCGAGCCTGTGGCTCTGGTGGATTATCTGGCGGTTAGAGAGCCCGACGAGAGGGTCTTCGAGGAGATAGGAAAGGGGCTCTACGCTGGAGCGAGGCAGGCTGGAATCGCCGTAGTCGGTGGCGAGACGGCCGTCATGCCCGACCTGATGAAGGGCTTCGATCTCGCGGGAACCGCCCTCGGCGTTGTCGGGAAGGACAAAACGATAACCGGAGGAAAGATAAGCCCGGGGGATGCCGTTATAGGGATCGCCAGCTCTGGGATACACTCCAACGGCCTCACGCTGGCAAGAAAACTCCTTATCCCGAGGTACGGGCTCGATTACGAGTACGAGGGGAGGGAGCTTTGGGAGTGGCTGCTGGAACCCACAAGGATATACGTAAAGCCGGTTCTGGAGCTTCTGGAAAGCGTGGAAGTTCACGGGCTGGCCCACATAACGGGTGGCGGCCTCAACAACCTGAAGCGCCTCACTAACTACGGCTTTTCCCTCGAGATGCCGCCGGTTGAAGGGATCTTCAGGCTGATCCACGAAAACGGCGTCCCCCTCGAGGAGATGTTCAGGGTCTTCAACATGGGCGTTGGCATGGTCGTCGTGGTGCCGCGGGAAGAAAGGGAGGAAGCCCTCAGCGTGCTCAACAAACATGTGGAGAGCTTCGAGCTCGGAACCGTCAGAAGGGAACCCGGGATAACCTTGGAGAACTACGGGATAAAGCTTTAA